The Allorhodopirellula heiligendammensis genome includes a window with the following:
- the ahr gene encoding NADPH-dependent aldehyde reductase Ahr encodes MEYQAWVADQAGGAFSKQTLDREPLGAEEVEIAVEHCGVCHSDLSMWKNDWGMSGFPAVLGHEAVGRVTAVGDHAKGVSVGQRVGVGWNCQSCMHCRPCLSGEQHLCNDVQPTIAGHFGGFASSLRAHWAWAIPLPDDLNAADAGPLLCGGITVFNPLHMFASPISRVGVIGIGGLGHLAVKFASSYGCDVTAFTSRESKFAEARQFGAQHVVATRDKDAIAALEKSFDLLIVTVNVQLDWDGLIASLAPQGRMHLVGAVLEPVPISIFPLLSRQGSVSASPTGSPVDIANMLDFAARHDIAPQTEHFPMSQINDAFAHVEEGKARYRVVLDADF; translated from the coding sequence ATGGAATATCAAGCGTGGGTCGCTGACCAAGCCGGTGGTGCGTTTTCGAAGCAAACTCTCGACCGGGAACCGCTCGGTGCAGAAGAGGTTGAAATCGCCGTCGAGCATTGCGGCGTGTGCCATTCGGATCTTTCGATGTGGAAGAATGACTGGGGAATGTCAGGGTTTCCGGCGGTCCTCGGGCACGAAGCGGTTGGCCGGGTGACTGCGGTCGGCGACCATGCCAAAGGCGTGAGCGTCGGTCAGCGTGTCGGTGTGGGTTGGAACTGCCAGAGCTGCATGCACTGCCGCCCCTGCTTGTCCGGAGAACAACATCTGTGCAACGACGTCCAACCGACGATCGCGGGACATTTCGGTGGTTTTGCCAGTTCCCTGCGGGCACATTGGGCGTGGGCGATTCCTTTGCCTGATGACTTGAACGCAGCAGACGCAGGACCGCTGCTGTGCGGAGGGATTACCGTTTTCAATCCGCTGCACATGTTTGCGTCCCCGATCAGCCGTGTGGGTGTGATCGGGATCGGCGGCCTGGGGCATTTGGCGGTCAAGTTCGCATCGTCCTACGGATGCGATGTGACCGCTTTTACGTCCCGGGAGAGTAAGTTCGCCGAGGCGCGCCAATTCGGTGCCCAGCACGTTGTCGCAACGCGGGACAAGGACGCGATTGCAGCACTGGAAAAATCATTCGACCTGTTGATTGTCACGGTGAACGTGCAACTGGATTGGGACGGGCTCATTGCATCACTTGCCCCTCAAGGCCGTATGCATCTTGTTGGTGCCGTGCTTGAGCCCGTCCCCATTTCTATCTTCCCGCTACTCTCGCGGCAGGGCAGCGTCAGCGCGTCGCCGACCGGATCGCCGGTCGACATTGCCAACATGCTCGATTTCGCCGCCCGCCACGATATTGCGCCGCAAACGGAACATTTCCCCATGAGCCAAATCAATGATGCCTTTGCCCATGTCGAGGAGGGCAAAGCGAGGTATCGGGTCGTATTGGATGCTGATTTCTAA
- a CDS encoding sulfatase-like hydrolase/transferase: protein MHRLLLLIGCLFSSSVTVIAEQPNVLLICVDDLKPTLGCYGDAHAVTPNIDRLARRGVLFRSAYCNQAVCSPSRNSLITGLRPQTLGIYDLPTNFRIAAPHVTTLPQHFVNHGYEAQGLGKILHVGHGNTDDAKSWSVPFWRPKAPSYVLEESLAGLKKDKSGKVRGPATEAAAVSDETYSDGKIAREAVARLTVASQTPAKPFFIAVGFLKPHLPFVAPQQYWDLHDPQTLPMPTLHQPPKDAPSYAPTSYGELRNYADMFGRDANEQATTRHLIHGYYAATSYMDAQVGKVLDAVDDLGLAENTIIVFWGDHGWHLGDHGMWCKHTNYEQAARIPVIVVAPGAVQAASTPAMIETVDIFPTLCELAGIDAPDEGDGVSFSQVLDDPESDARPYVTHVYPRGKRLGRAIRDPRYRMVEWKNFSEPSAASEQAEVEYELYDYVADPQETQNLAAQRPEILASMQAELAKQAVPKPQVKAPAKAAAKKAGKATEKDRKPFDRDAAFKKRDSNHDGYLTLTEFLSPQPNDEAAAKRFPKFDKNEDGKLSAEEYVRNGNE from the coding sequence ATGCATCGATTGTTGCTTTTGATTGGGTGTTTGTTTTCTTCCTCCGTCACCGTGATTGCCGAGCAGCCCAATGTGCTGTTGATTTGCGTGGACGACTTGAAGCCGACGCTGGGGTGTTACGGTGATGCGCACGCCGTCACTCCCAACATTGATCGCCTGGCTAGACGGGGGGTGCTGTTTCGCTCCGCGTATTGCAACCAAGCCGTCTGTTCGCCGAGCCGAAATTCGCTCATCACGGGTCTGCGTCCGCAGACGCTCGGGATTTACGATTTGCCTACCAATTTTCGCATCGCAGCACCCCACGTGACGACGCTGCCGCAACACTTCGTCAACCATGGCTACGAGGCTCAGGGACTGGGTAAAATTCTGCATGTCGGTCATGGGAATACCGATGACGCCAAATCGTGGAGTGTTCCGTTTTGGAGACCCAAGGCTCCGAGTTACGTGCTTGAGGAAAGCCTCGCTGGACTGAAAAAAGATAAGTCGGGCAAGGTTCGTGGTCCGGCAACGGAAGCGGCGGCTGTTTCCGACGAGACATACAGCGATGGAAAAATTGCCCGCGAAGCCGTGGCTCGATTGACCGTTGCCAGTCAAACGCCCGCGAAACCATTTTTCATCGCCGTTGGCTTTTTGAAACCGCACTTACCCTTCGTTGCACCGCAGCAGTATTGGGATCTGCACGACCCGCAAACACTACCGATGCCGACCTTGCATCAGCCGCCGAAAGATGCTCCCAGTTACGCCCCGACTTCCTACGGCGAACTTCGTAACTATGCGGACATGTTCGGTCGTGATGCCAATGAGCAAGCGACAACTCGACATTTGATCCATGGATACTATGCAGCGACCAGCTACATGGACGCGCAGGTTGGCAAGGTATTGGATGCCGTCGATGACTTGGGACTGGCAGAGAATACCATCATTGTGTTTTGGGGTGATCATGGTTGGCATTTAGGGGATCACGGGATGTGGTGCAAACATACCAATTACGAGCAGGCCGCTCGCATTCCTGTGATCGTAGTGGCTCCCGGTGCTGTTCAAGCTGCCTCGACGCCGGCAATGATCGAGACGGTAGACATTTTCCCGACGCTGTGCGAACTCGCCGGGATCGACGCTCCTGATGAAGGCGACGGCGTCAGTTTTTCCCAGGTGCTAGACGATCCCGAATCCGATGCTCGCCCCTATGTGACTCATGTTTATCCGCGCGGAAAGAGGCTGGGTCGAGCAATTCGAGATCCGCGATATCGCATGGTGGAGTGGAAAAACTTCTCGGAACCTTCGGCTGCGAGCGAGCAGGCGGAGGTTGAATACGAGCTTTACGACTACGTCGCTGATCCACAGGAAACACAGAACTTGGCCGCTCAGCGTCCCGAGATTCTCGCATCGATGCAAGCAGAACTCGCGAAACAAGCCGTCCCGAAGCCGCAAGTGAAAGCACCCGCCAAGGCGGCTGCGAAGAAGGCTGGCAAGGCAACGGAGAAAGACCGCAAACCCTTCGATCGAGACGCCGCCTTCAAAAAACGAGACAGCAACCACGATGGCTATCTCACTCTGACTGAATTCCTCAGCCCTCAGCCCAATGATGAAGCCGCAGCGAAGAGATTTCCGAAGTTCGATAAAAACGAGGACGGGAAACTCTCAGCAGAAGAATACGTTCGCAACGGTAACGAATAG